Proteins from a genomic interval of Microbacterium abyssi:
- the sucD gene encoding succinate--CoA ligase subunit alpha, with amino-acid sequence MSIFLNKDSKVIVQGITGGEGTKHTALMLKAGTQVVGGVNARKAGTAVSHTDKDGNAIELPVFGSVAEAMKETGADVSIAFVPGAFTKDAMIEAIDAEVPLLVVITEGVPVGDSAEAWAYAKSKGNKTRIIGPNCPGIITPDEALVGITPANITGKGPIGLVSKSGTLTYQMMFELRDLGFSTAIGIGGDPVIGTTHIDALEAFEADPETKAIVMIGEIGGDAEERAAEYIKAHVTKPVVGYVAGFTAPEGKTMGHAGAIVSGSAGTAQAKKEALEAAGVKVGKTPSETADLMRAIVESL; translated from the coding sequence ATGTCGATCTTCCTGAACAAGGATTCCAAGGTCATCGTCCAGGGCATCACCGGCGGCGAGGGCACCAAGCACACAGCTCTCATGCTCAAGGCCGGTACCCAGGTCGTCGGCGGCGTCAACGCCCGCAAGGCCGGCACGGCCGTCTCGCACACCGACAAGGACGGCAATGCCATCGAGCTCCCCGTCTTCGGCTCGGTCGCCGAGGCCATGAAGGAGACCGGCGCCGACGTGTCGATCGCGTTCGTCCCCGGTGCCTTCACCAAGGACGCCATGATCGAGGCCATCGACGCCGAGGTCCCGCTGCTCGTCGTCATCACCGAGGGCGTGCCGGTCGGCGACTCCGCCGAAGCGTGGGCCTACGCGAAGAGCAAGGGCAACAAGACCCGCATCATCGGCCCGAACTGCCCCGGCATCATCACACCGGACGAGGCGCTCGTCGGCATCACCCCGGCGAACATCACCGGTAAGGGCCCGATCGGACTCGTCTCGAAGTCGGGCACCCTGACCTACCAGATGATGTTCGAGCTGCGCGACCTGGGCTTCTCGACCGCCATCGGCATCGGCGGCGACCCGGTCATCGGCACGACGCACATCGACGCTCTCGAGGCGTTCGAGGCCGACCCCGAGACCAAGGCGATCGTCATGATCGGCGAGATCGGCGGCGACGCCGAGGAGCGTGCGGCCGAGTACATCAAGGCGCACGTCACCAAGCCGGTCGTCGGCTACGTCGCGGGCTTCACGGCTCCCGAGGGCAAGACCATGGGCCACGCCGGCGCCATCGTCTCCGGCTCAGCCGGAACCGCACAGGCGAAGAAGGAGGCCCTCGAGGCCGCCGGCGTCAAGGTCGGCAAGACGCCGTCCGAGACGGCTGACCTGATGCGCGCGATCGTCGAGAGCCTGTAA
- the purH gene encoding bifunctional phosphoribosylaminoimidazolecarboxamide formyltransferase/IMP cyclohydrolase, translating to MAGPSRDKSLYRDRDVVPIKRALVSVSDKTDLLVLAAALADAGVEIVSTGSTAATIREAGYDVTDVAAVTGVAEMLDGRVKTLHPSIHGGLLADLRLEDHERQLAELGISPFELVVVNLYPFVETVASGASGDDVVEQIDIGGPAMVRASAKNHANVAIVVSPESYPALIESIAAGGTTLTQRRELAARAFAHTSAYDTAVAAWFAEGTLTEGGELPEHLTIKAERIATLRYGENAHQRGAIYSRVGGHGIAQAVQLQGKEMSYNNYVDADAALRAAFDMILPAVAIVKHANPCGIATTAPNALDPIASAHLRAHECDPVSAYGGVIATNGTVTLKMAENLKDIFTEVIVAPAFEPAALEVFKAKKNLRLLELPADWQQEEMDVRLVSGGLLLQDADRFPDDIDSVANGWELVTGERPSDEEMSDLIFAWKACRAVKSNAIVLAKGKATVGIGMGQVNRVDSCRLAVERAGDRAAGTIAASDAFFPFADGPQVLIDAGISTIIQPGGSVRDDEVIAAAKAAGVTMFFTGERHFFH from the coding sequence ATGGCCGGTCCGAGCCGCGACAAGTCCCTCTACCGCGATCGCGATGTCGTCCCGATCAAGAGGGCGCTCGTGTCCGTGAGCGACAAGACCGACCTGCTCGTGCTGGCTGCGGCGCTCGCCGACGCCGGCGTCGAGATCGTCTCCACCGGGTCCACGGCCGCGACCATCCGCGAAGCCGGCTACGACGTCACCGACGTCGCCGCGGTCACCGGCGTGGCCGAGATGCTCGACGGTCGCGTGAAGACCCTGCACCCCAGCATCCATGGCGGCCTGCTCGCCGACCTGCGCCTGGAGGATCACGAGCGCCAGCTCGCCGAGCTCGGCATCTCGCCCTTCGAGCTCGTCGTCGTCAACCTGTATCCGTTCGTGGAGACCGTCGCATCCGGCGCGTCCGGTGACGACGTGGTCGAGCAGATCGACATCGGGGGGCCCGCCATGGTGCGCGCCTCGGCGAAGAACCACGCCAACGTCGCGATCGTCGTCTCCCCGGAGTCGTACCCCGCCCTGATCGAGTCGATCGCCGCGGGCGGCACCACCCTCACGCAGCGCCGCGAGCTCGCGGCGCGCGCGTTCGCCCACACCTCCGCGTACGACACCGCCGTCGCGGCGTGGTTCGCCGAGGGAACCCTCACCGAGGGCGGCGAGCTGCCAGAGCACCTCACGATCAAGGCCGAGCGCATCGCCACGCTGCGCTACGGCGAGAACGCGCACCAGCGCGGGGCGATCTACTCGCGCGTCGGCGGCCACGGCATCGCGCAGGCGGTCCAGCTGCAGGGCAAGGAGATGTCGTACAACAACTACGTCGACGCGGATGCCGCGCTGCGCGCCGCGTTCGACATGATCCTGCCGGCCGTCGCCATCGTCAAGCACGCCAACCCGTGCGGCATCGCGACCACCGCCCCGAACGCCCTCGACCCGATCGCCAGCGCGCACCTGCGGGCCCACGAGTGCGACCCGGTCTCGGCGTACGGCGGCGTGATCGCCACCAACGGCACTGTGACCCTGAAGATGGCGGAGAACCTCAAGGACATCTTCACCGAGGTCATCGTCGCCCCGGCGTTCGAGCCGGCCGCGCTCGAGGTCTTCAAGGCCAAGAAGAACCTGCGCCTGCTGGAGCTGCCCGCCGACTGGCAGCAGGAGGAGATGGACGTGCGCCTGGTCTCCGGCGGACTGCTCCTGCAGGATGCCGACCGCTTCCCCGACGACATCGACTCGGTCGCCAACGGCTGGGAGCTCGTCACCGGTGAGCGCCCGAGCGACGAGGAGATGAGCGATCTGATCTTCGCGTGGAAGGCGTGCCGCGCCGTGAAGTCGAACGCCATCGTGCTCGCCAAGGGCAAGGCCACCGTCGGCATCGGCATGGGACAGGTGAACCGCGTCGACTCCTGCCGCCTCGCGGTGGAGCGGGCGGGGGATCGGGCAGCGGGGACGATCGCGGCATCCGATGCGTTCTTCCCGTTCGCCGACGGCCCTCAGGTGCTCATCGACGCCGGCATCTCGACGATCATCCAGCCCGGCGGCTCGGTGCGCGACGACGAGGTCATCGCCGCTGCGAAGGCCGCCGGCGTCACGATGTTCTTCACAGGCGAGCGCCACTTCTTCCACTAG
- a CDS encoding SLC41A family transporter: MNEIQGPTPAGTSRPYRTLAEALRAHRIDPANHAFITAIVDAVGITSLIDRGRYIEAIRRGEGAPLHIGRTYTNGFTEDELIVVGSAPLRLQPSEGRAPYFYAVHPSEFLPVATSSKKTSRTPRTSSVSAPRAPKSTPVAERDYGVCDVCFMVRNAAGRCNCD, translated from the coding sequence ATGAATGAGATCCAGGGCCCTACGCCCGCCGGCACGTCCCGCCCGTACCGAACTCTCGCCGAAGCGCTCCGTGCGCACCGGATCGATCCTGCGAACCATGCGTTCATCACCGCGATCGTGGATGCCGTCGGAATCACTTCTCTGATCGACCGGGGCCGCTACATCGAGGCGATCCGTCGCGGCGAGGGCGCGCCGCTGCACATCGGCCGGACCTACACCAACGGCTTCACGGAGGACGAGCTGATCGTCGTCGGTTCGGCGCCACTGCGTCTCCAGCCCAGCGAAGGCCGCGCGCCGTACTTCTACGCCGTGCACCCGAGCGAGTTCCTGCCGGTGGCCACGTCGTCGAAGAAGACTTCCCGCACGCCGAGAACGAGCAGCGTGAGCGCGCCGCGGGCGCCGAAGTCCACGCCGGTCGCCGAGCGCGACTACGGTGTGTGCGACGTCTGCTTCATGGTCCGCAACGCAGCAGGCCGCTGCAACTGCGACTGA
- the sucC gene encoding ADP-forming succinate--CoA ligase subunit beta encodes MDLYEYQARDVFEKYGVPVLAGIVADTPEEVKAAAEKLGGVVVVKAQVKTGGRGKAGGVKVAKNPDEAYEAAKSIFGLDIKGHVVKRVMVAAGARIAEEFYFSVLLDRANRSYLSLCSVEGGMEIEQLAVEKPEALARIEVDPLTGIDKAKAVEIARAANFPEDLVEKVSDVFVKLYEVYKGEDATLVEVNPLVRTEDGDIIALDGKVTLDENASEIRHPEHEALEDKGAADPLEAKAKESGLNYVKLDGQVGIIGNGAGLVMSTLDVVAYAGEDHGGVKPANFLDIGGGASAEVMAAGLDVILGDPQVKSVFVNVFGGITACDAVANGIKGALQTLGDTASKPLVVRLDGNRVEEGRAILAEYAHPLVTLAATMDEGADKAAALANA; translated from the coding sequence GTGGATCTGTACGAGTACCAGGCACGAGACGTTTTCGAGAAGTACGGAGTGCCGGTCCTCGCCGGCATCGTCGCGGACACCCCCGAGGAGGTGAAAGCGGCAGCCGAGAAGCTCGGTGGCGTGGTCGTAGTCAAGGCTCAGGTCAAGACCGGTGGTCGAGGCAAGGCGGGCGGCGTCAAGGTCGCCAAGAACCCCGATGAGGCGTACGAGGCCGCCAAGTCCATCTTCGGCCTGGACATCAAGGGCCACGTCGTCAAGCGCGTCATGGTCGCCGCCGGTGCCCGCATCGCCGAGGAGTTCTACTTCTCCGTGCTGCTCGACCGCGCGAACCGCTCGTACCTCTCGCTGTGCAGCGTCGAGGGCGGCATGGAGATCGAGCAGCTCGCGGTGGAGAAGCCCGAGGCGCTCGCGCGCATCGAGGTCGACCCGCTGACCGGCATCGACAAGGCGAAGGCCGTCGAGATCGCTCGCGCCGCGAACTTCCCCGAGGACCTCGTCGAGAAGGTCTCCGACGTCTTCGTGAAGCTGTATGAGGTCTACAAGGGCGAGGATGCCACGCTCGTCGAGGTCAACCCGCTGGTCCGCACCGAGGACGGCGACATCATCGCGCTCGACGGCAAGGTCACCCTCGACGAGAACGCGTCCGAGATCCGCCACCCCGAGCACGAGGCGCTCGAGGACAAGGGCGCTGCCGACCCGCTCGAGGCCAAGGCCAAGGAGTCGGGCCTGAACTACGTCAAGCTCGACGGTCAGGTCGGCATCATCGGCAACGGCGCGGGGCTCGTCATGTCGACCCTCGACGTCGTCGCCTACGCCGGTGAGGACCACGGCGGAGTGAAGCCCGCGAACTTCCTCGACATCGGAGGCGGTGCATCGGCCGAGGTCATGGCCGCAGGCCTCGACGTCATCCTCGGTGACCCGCAGGTGAAGAGCGTGTTCGTCAACGTGTTCGGCGGCATCACCGCGTGCGACGCCGTCGCGAACGGCATCAAGGGCGCCCTGCAGACGCTCGGCGACACCGCATCGAAGCCGCTCGTCGTGCGCCTGGACGGCAACCGCGTCGAAGAGGGCCGCGCCATCCTCGCCGAGTACGCCCACCCGCTCGTGACTCTCGCCGCCACCATGGACGAGGGCGCCGACAAGGCCGCCGCGCTGGCGAACGCCTGA
- a CDS encoding DUF6350 family protein — translation MQRLLVAILAAVDAAIAAAVGLAVLLAPLTLLWTLAFGASADWGALWPVAGTLWQFGHGVPVDIVVPDAVISAVGISPDAASFTLSLTPLAFLVFTLLFAARSGSRAARSGAWLLGVIAGSLAFALIATAVAITARAELAQVPLGLAILLPVAVYLVGSLSGAVGYAWREGDAGLIDRIHDRVDSRGAWSVLPAEIVRGTAAVIVALTGIAGLAVALLVVLRGGEVVALFQAVRVDATGAAVLTLGHIAYLPTVLVWAIAWIAGPGFAVGAGTAVSPSGTQLGVVPGIPVFGLLPENSSIWMLIVVLLPVGAGAFAGWLVRSRLVWQDAARPAAPRAVIAAGIALLSAGIVAVAAVLASGSIGPSRMAQVGPHAGWTALAVGAEVLVGAAIMLLAPRHRDELAEERTDRWVAQMGTSPTSDPAATFSWADAEGHADAASADANDPDANDTQPLDDHGFFGDGSTPAPR, via the coding sequence ATGCAACGCCTCCTCGTCGCGATTCTCGCTGCGGTCGACGCTGCCATCGCTGCGGCCGTCGGCCTCGCCGTGCTGCTCGCCCCGCTGACGCTGCTGTGGACGCTCGCCTTCGGCGCGAGCGCCGACTGGGGTGCGCTCTGGCCGGTCGCCGGCACCCTGTGGCAGTTCGGCCACGGCGTTCCCGTCGACATCGTCGTGCCGGATGCCGTGATCTCGGCGGTCGGCATCTCACCGGATGCCGCGAGCTTCACGCTCTCGCTGACCCCGCTCGCCTTCCTCGTCTTCACGCTGCTGTTCGCCGCTCGTTCCGGGAGCAGGGCCGCGCGCTCCGGCGCCTGGCTTCTCGGCGTCATCGCGGGTTCGCTTGCGTTCGCGCTGATCGCCACCGCCGTCGCCATCACGGCACGCGCGGAACTCGCTCAGGTTCCGCTCGGCCTCGCCATCCTGCTGCCCGTCGCCGTGTACCTGGTCGGGTCGCTGAGCGGAGCCGTCGGATACGCGTGGCGCGAGGGCGACGCGGGCCTCATCGACCGCATCCATGACCGCGTGGACTCGCGGGGCGCGTGGAGCGTGCTCCCGGCGGAGATCGTCCGCGGGACCGCAGCCGTCATCGTCGCCCTCACCGGCATCGCCGGACTGGCGGTCGCGCTGCTGGTCGTGCTGCGCGGGGGAGAGGTCGTCGCGCTCTTCCAGGCGGTGCGGGTCGATGCCACCGGTGCAGCCGTGCTGACGCTCGGTCACATCGCCTATCTGCCCACGGTGCTCGTCTGGGCGATCGCGTGGATCGCCGGACCCGGCTTCGCCGTGGGCGCCGGCACGGCGGTGTCTCCCTCCGGCACGCAGCTGGGAGTCGTGCCCGGCATCCCGGTTTTCGGACTGCTGCCGGAGAACAGCTCGATCTGGATGCTGATCGTGGTGCTGCTGCCGGTCGGCGCCGGCGCGTTCGCCGGCTGGCTGGTCCGTTCGCGGCTGGTCTGGCAGGATGCCGCGCGGCCCGCGGCTCCTCGCGCGGTGATCGCCGCGGGCATCGCCCTGCTCAGCGCCGGCATCGTCGCAGTCGCCGCGGTGCTGGCATCCGGTTCGATCGGCCCGTCCCGCATGGCGCAGGTGGGGCCGCATGCCGGCTGGACCGCGCTCGCCGTCGGAGCCGAGGTGCTGGTCGGTGCCGCCATCATGCTGCTCGCGCCGCGACACCGCGACGAACTGGCCGAGGAGCGCACAGACCGCTGGGTGGCGCAGATGGGAACGTCGCCGACGTCGGACCCCGCGGCGACCTTCTCGTGGGCGGATGCCGAAGGGCACGCCGACGCCGCCTCGGCCGACGCGAACGACCCGGATGCGAACGACACCCAGCCCCTGGACGATCACGGCTTCTTCGGGGACGGCAGCACTCCCGCACCCCGGTAG
- a CDS encoding DNA-3-methyladenine glycosylase 2 family protein: MSFPTMTFDERYRAIDARDIRFDGQFVTAVHSTGIYCRPSCPARTPKRENVSFYPTSAAAHEAGFRACKRCLPEAAPGSPAWDARGDAAARAMRLIAAGVVEREGVPGLAARLGYSSRHLTRLLTAELGAGPLALARAHRAHNARMLLVGTDLPIADVAFSAGFASIRQCNDTIREVFGLTPTELRARRHGGVAVPGEIDLLLPHRSPMDAAGIFAWMAARAVPGVETTTDCSFARHLRMTGGPAWFEVRQDDGGRLRLRARVTHLGDLAPLVATTRRIFDLDADPIAIAAALSTHPQLAPLVAEVPGMRVPGAADPHEMLIRAMVGQQITVAAARTALTALTDALGERTGENGILFPTMTAIAEHGAEVLRGPGARIRAITGAAAALADGSLTLTVGDDSAAQREALLAMPGIGPWTADYVRMRVLGDPDVLLPGDVAVRAGAAAAGIPSSARELIAWAERAAPWRSYLCAHLWRAAPVRPAKISKKELS; the protein is encoded by the coding sequence ATGAGCTTCCCGACGATGACCTTCGACGAGCGGTACCGCGCGATCGACGCGCGCGACATCCGCTTCGACGGACAGTTCGTCACGGCCGTGCATTCCACCGGCATCTACTGCCGCCCGTCCTGCCCCGCCCGCACGCCGAAGCGGGAGAACGTCAGCTTCTATCCGACCAGCGCTGCCGCCCATGAGGCGGGGTTCCGAGCGTGCAAGCGATGCCTGCCGGAGGCGGCACCGGGCTCGCCCGCGTGGGACGCGCGAGGAGATGCCGCGGCTCGCGCCATGCGCCTCATCGCCGCCGGCGTGGTGGAGCGCGAGGGTGTGCCGGGGCTCGCCGCGCGCCTCGGGTACTCCAGCCGGCATCTCACCCGGCTGCTGACCGCCGAGCTCGGCGCAGGGCCACTCGCACTCGCCCGCGCGCACCGCGCCCACAACGCGCGGATGCTGCTGGTCGGCACCGACCTGCCGATCGCCGACGTCGCGTTCTCGGCCGGTTTCGCCAGCATTCGCCAGTGCAATGACACGATCCGCGAGGTGTTCGGACTGACGCCGACCGAGCTGCGGGCCCGGCGGCACGGCGGCGTCGCAGTGCCCGGCGAGATCGACCTGCTGCTCCCGCACCGCTCGCCGATGGACGCCGCCGGCATCTTCGCCTGGATGGCGGCACGCGCAGTACCCGGCGTCGAGACGACCACGGACTGCTCGTTCGCCCGCCATCTCCGGATGACCGGCGGACCGGCCTGGTTCGAGGTCCGCCAGGATGACGGGGGAAGACTGCGACTGCGCGCCCGCGTGACGCACCTCGGCGACCTCGCGCCGCTGGTCGCGACGACCCGGCGGATCTTCGACCTGGATGCCGATCCCATCGCCATCGCCGCCGCGCTGTCGACGCACCCGCAGCTCGCGCCGCTCGTGGCCGAGGTGCCGGGAATGCGCGTCCCGGGAGCCGCCGATCCGCACGAGATGCTCATCCGCGCCATGGTGGGTCAGCAGATCACCGTCGCCGCCGCGCGCACCGCACTGACCGCGCTGACAGATGCGCTGGGGGAGCGGACCGGCGAGAACGGCATCCTGTTCCCGACCATGACCGCGATCGCCGAGCACGGCGCCGAGGTGCTGCGCGGGCCGGGTGCCCGGATCCGCGCGATCACGGGTGCCGCGGCCGCGCTCGCGGACGGCTCGCTCACTCTCACGGTCGGCGACGACAGCGCCGCACAGCGGGAGGCGCTGCTGGCGATGCCCGGCATCGGACCGTGGACCGCCGACTACGTGCGGATGCGCGTGCTCGGCGATCCCGACGTGCTGCTGCCGGGAGACGTCGCCGTCCGCGCCGGAGCGGCGGCGGCCGGCATCCCATCTTCCGCTCGCGAACTCATCGCCTGGGCCGAACGCGCGGCCCCGTGGCGCAGTTACCTGTGCGCGCACCTCTGGCGCGCCGCGCCCGTCCGACCTGCCAAGATTTCGAAGAAGGAGCTCTCATGA
- a CDS encoding NCS2 family permease yields MTNPPSSAPGSATSAAPEQAAEPKNGLDRFFEVTKRGSTISAEVRGGIVTFVTMAYIVILNPIILSTPDVEGTVLDGNAVAATTALTAGVMTLLFGIVTRLPFAFAAGLGINAFLAFSVVGSVTWPEAMALVMINGAVIVLLAATGLRKMIFDAVPVQLKLAITVGIGLFIAFIGFVNAGFVTATGNASPPVDLGIGGSVASVPTVLFVITLLLGGVLIALRVKGAILIALVGGTVLAAIANLIWPFGLDFGFAGGIMSLPDLSLIGAVDFGFDLGRVSVVALVMFVFTLIFSNFFDAMGTMTGLAKEAGLADEKGDFPRIKSALVVEGVGAIAGGATSSSSATVFVESGSGIGEGARTGLATSVTGILFLLAMFFTPLTSLVPGAVAAAALVLVGAMMLSQIKNIDFSDFRVLLPVFLTATVMPMTYSIANGIGAGFVSWIVVNALSGRAKTIHPLLWIVGAGFVLFFARGPIEAAFGVI; encoded by the coding sequence ATGACAAATCCCCCCTCGTCCGCACCCGGCTCCGCCACGAGCGCAGCACCCGAACAGGCCGCTGAGCCGAAGAACGGGCTGGACCGCTTCTTCGAAGTCACCAAGCGCGGCTCGACGATCAGCGCCGAGGTGCGCGGCGGCATCGTCACGTTCGTCACGATGGCCTACATCGTGATCCTGAACCCGATCATCCTCTCGACTCCCGACGTCGAGGGCACCGTGCTCGACGGCAACGCGGTCGCCGCGACCACCGCGCTCACCGCCGGTGTCATGACGCTGCTGTTCGGCATCGTCACCCGCCTGCCGTTCGCCTTCGCGGCGGGTCTGGGCATCAACGCGTTCCTCGCGTTCTCCGTGGTCGGCTCGGTGACCTGGCCCGAGGCGATGGCCCTGGTCATGATCAACGGTGCGGTGATCGTGCTGCTCGCCGCCACCGGCCTTCGGAAGATGATCTTCGACGCCGTTCCCGTGCAGCTCAAGCTCGCGATCACGGTCGGCATCGGGCTGTTCATCGCCTTCATCGGCTTCGTCAACGCCGGCTTCGTCACGGCGACCGGCAACGCGTCTCCCCCCGTCGACCTCGGCATCGGCGGCTCCGTCGCGTCCGTCCCGACCGTGCTGTTCGTGATCACGCTGCTGCTCGGCGGCGTGCTCATCGCGCTGCGAGTCAAGGGCGCGATCCTCATCGCCCTCGTCGGCGGCACCGTGCTCGCTGCCATCGCGAACCTCATCTGGCCGTTCGGTCTGGACTTCGGCTTCGCCGGCGGCATCATGAGCCTGCCCGACCTCAGCCTCATCGGCGCCGTCGACTTCGGCTTCGACCTCGGCCGGGTCAGCGTGGTCGCGCTCGTGATGTTCGTGTTCACGCTGATCTTCTCGAACTTCTTCGACGCCATGGGCACCATGACCGGTCTCGCCAAGGAAGCAGGGCTCGCCGATGAGAAGGGCGATTTCCCCCGCATCAAATCGGCGCTGGTCGTCGAGGGCGTCGGCGCGATCGCCGGTGGTGCGACCTCCTCGTCGTCCGCGACCGTGTTCGTCGAGTCCGGATCCGGCATCGGCGAGGGCGCCCGCACGGGTCTTGCGACCTCGGTGACCGGCATCCTGTTCCTACTGGCGATGTTCTTCACGCCGCTGACCTCGCTCGTTCCCGGCGCGGTCGCAGCCGCGGCCCTGGTGCTCGTCGGCGCGATGATGCTCTCGCAGATCAAGAACATCGACTTCAGCGACTTCCGCGTGCTGCTGCCGGTGTTCCTCACGGCGACGGTGATGCCGATGACCTACTCGATCGCCAACGGCATCGGCGCGGGCTTCGTCAGCTGGATCGTCGTGAACGCGCTCTCCGGCCGCGCCAAGACGATCCATCCGCTGCTGTGGATCGTCGGCGCAGGCTTCGTGCTGTTCTTCGCACGCGGCCCGATCGAGGCTGCGTTCGGCGTCATCTGA
- the purN gene encoding phosphoribosylglycinamide formyltransferase has protein sequence MLTVAVLISGTGSNLRALLDAARHPDFPARIVVVGADRDAEGLAHAEEFGVPSFTVPFRSFESREAWGEELGRQLDTWQPDLVVLSGLMRLLPASLVARYAPRIINTHPAYLPEFPGAHGVREALAAGVTQTGASVIVVDDGVDSGPILAQERIAVQPGDTEQSLHERIKPVERRLLIDVVRRIATGDLALTH, from the coding sequence GTGCTCACGGTCGCCGTTCTCATCTCTGGCACCGGCTCGAACCTCCGCGCCCTTCTCGATGCCGCACGCCACCCTGACTTCCCCGCGCGGATCGTCGTGGTCGGTGCCGACCGCGACGCGGAAGGTCTGGCGCACGCCGAGGAGTTCGGCGTCCCGAGCTTCACGGTGCCGTTCCGCTCGTTCGAGAGCCGCGAGGCCTGGGGCGAGGAACTCGGCCGTCAGCTCGACACCTGGCAGCCCGACCTCGTCGTGCTGAGCGGCCTGATGCGGCTGCTGCCGGCATCCCTCGTCGCCCGCTACGCGCCGCGCATCATCAACACCCACCCGGCCTACCTGCCCGAGTTCCCCGGCGCGCACGGCGTGCGCGAGGCGCTCGCCGCCGGCGTCACGCAGACCGGTGCGAGCGTCATCGTCGTCGATGACGGCGTCGACTCCGGGCCGATCCTCGCCCAGGAGCGCATCGCGGTGCAGCCCGGCGACACCGAGCAGAGCCTGCACGAGCGCATCAAGCCCGTCGAACGGCGGCTGCTGATCGACGTCGTGCGCCGCATCGCCACCGGCGATCTCGCACTGACCCACTGA
- a CDS encoding TetR family transcriptional regulator, whose amino-acid sequence MHESVETPGGVVAAALDLFRAQGFDQTSVEQIAKAAGVSRSTFFRQFGGKEDVVFADHEVLLAELRDFLSETHPDPWDAVCRASQHVFAHFAHDPELARQRYQVVRQVPALREREIVTVFRYERLFDDYLRRALPGIDPLDAVGFAALVTAVHNHVLRQLLRGTKRVPPTVLQSALDDVRRRYGVLPDAADDEPDDVVVAVFPRAMPIAEVSRRLQTRLEQ is encoded by the coding sequence ATGCATGAGTCCGTGGAAACGCCGGGCGGCGTCGTCGCCGCAGCGCTGGACCTGTTCCGGGCGCAGGGATTCGACCAGACGTCGGTCGAGCAGATCGCCAAGGCTGCAGGTGTCTCGAGGTCGACGTTCTTCCGCCAGTTCGGCGGCAAGGAGGACGTCGTCTTCGCCGATCACGAGGTTCTGCTGGCCGAGTTGCGCGACTTCCTGTCCGAGACGCACCCCGACCCGTGGGACGCGGTGTGCCGCGCCTCCCAGCATGTCTTCGCTCACTTCGCGCACGACCCGGAGCTGGCGCGCCAGCGGTACCAGGTCGTGCGGCAGGTGCCTGCACTGCGCGAGCGCGAGATCGTGACTGTCTTCCGCTACGAGCGGCTCTTCGACGACTACCTGCGCCGTGCGCTTCCCGGCATCGACCCGCTGGATGCCGTCGGCTTCGCCGCCCTGGTCACCGCAGTGCACAATCACGTACTGCGTCAGTTGCTGCGCGGCACGAAGCGAGTGCCGCCGACCGTGCTGCAGTCAGCGCTGGATGACGTGCGGCGACGGTACGGAGTGCTCCCCGATGCGGCGGACGACGAACCGGACGACGTCGTGGTGGCGGTGTTCCCGCGGGCGATGCCGATCGCCGAGGTTTCCCGTCGGCTGCAGACCAGGCTGGAGCAGTAG